ACGTGCGCTACGTGCAGGACTTCATCCGCCACCTGGGGCCGGACGTGCACGTGATCTCGGTCTGCCAGCCCACCGTGCCGGTGCTGGCCGCCGTGTCGCTGATGGCCTCGGCCAACGATCCCTGCCAGCCGCGCAGCATGGTCATGATGGGCGGCCCGATCGATCCGCGCCAGTCGCCCACGCAGGTGAACCGCCTGGCCACCACCAAGCCCTATTCGTGGTTCGAGAACCAGGTCATCCACCCGGTGCCGCCACGCTATCCGGGGTCGGGCCGCAAGGTCTACCCGGGCTTCCTGCAGCATGCCGGCTTCATGGCCATGAATCCCGACCGCCACATGAAGTCGCACTACGACTTCTACCTGGACCTGCTGCGCGGCGACGACAGCGACGCCGAGGCCCATCGCCGCTTCTACGACGAATACAACGCCGTGCTGGATATGCCGGCCGAGTTCTACCTGGACACGATCCGCATGGTGTTCCAGGAATTCGCGCTGCCCAACGGCACCTGGGAAGTCGACGGCCAGCTGGTGCGTCCGGCCGACATCAAGAAGGTCGCGCTGTTCACCATCGAGGGCGAGCTGGACGATATTTCCGGCCAGGGCCAGACGCGCGCGGCCATCAAGCTGTGCAAGAACATCCCGGCCGACCGCAAGATGCACTACACCGCCCCCAACTGCGGCCACTACGGGATTTTCTCGGGCCGCCGCTGGCGCGAAATGATCTGTCCTAAAATCGCGGAATTCATCCGGCAGTCGGCCTAGGGCGATCCGTCCTTTCCGAACCGTAGTCCACGGGGCCCGAGCGGCCCCGTTTGTTTTCCCGCCCGCGCGGCCACGCCCGGTTTCGCGCCCGCGCGGCGCCTTACGTTTTTCACTGTTCGCCATGTCCTGTCGTTCACTCGCCGACCGCGTCGACGCCCTGCTGCCCCAGACGCAGTGCACCAAGTGCGGCTATGACGGCTGCCGGCCCTACGCCGATGCCATCGCCGCCGGCGACGCCCCCATCAACCGCTGCCCGCCGGGCGGCGACGAAGGCATCGCCGCGCTCGCCGCCCTGTTGCAGACGCCCGCCCTGCCGCTCGACCTGAGCCGCGGCGAGCCCGGCCCGCTGCTGGTGGCCCGCATCGACGAGGCGCACTGCATCGGCTGCACGCTGTGCATCCAGGCCTGTCCGGTCGACGCCATCGTCGGCGCCAACAAGCACATGCATACCGTGCTGGCCGACTGGTGCACCGGCTGCGACCTGTGCGTGGCGCCCTGTCCGGTGGACTGCATCCAGATGGTGCCCGCCGGCCGTGCCTGGAGCGCCGAGGACGCCGCCGCGGGCCGCCAGCGCCATCGGCGCCACCAGGCGCGCATGGAGCGCCTGGCCGCCGACAACACGCGCCTGATGGCGCCCGAACCCGCGGCCGTGGCCACGCCCGCCGCCACCGCCACGGACGACGCGCAGAACGACGACCGCAAGCGCGCCGCCATTGAATCCGCGCTGGCCCGTGCCCGCGCCCGTCGCAACACCCCGCGCCCATGAACGCCGCCAAACGCCGAGAGATCTTCGCCCGCCTGCAGGCGGCCAATCCGCATCCGACCACCGAGCTCGAATACGACACGCCGTTCCAGCTGCTGATCGCGGTGCTGCTGTCGGCCCAGGCCACCGACAAGTCCGTCAACATCGCCACCCGCAAGTTCTTTCCCGACTACGGCACGCCGCAGGCGCTGCTGGCGCTGGGCGAGGAAGGCTTGGCCGACTACATCAAGACCATCGGCCTGTATCGCACCAAGGCCAAGAACGCGATCGCCACCTGCCGCCTGCTGATCGAACAGCACGGCGGCGAAGTGCCGCAAACGCGCGAGGCGCTGGAAGCGCTGCCGGGCGTGGGCCGCAAGACCGCCAACGTGGTGTTGAACACCGCCTTCGGCCAACCCACGATGGCGGTCGACACGCACATCTTCCGCGTCTCCAACCGCACCGGTCTCGCCCCCGGCAAGAACGTGCTGGAAGTCGAGCTCAAGCTCGAGAAATTCGTGCCGCGCGAATATATGCAGGACGCGCACCACTGGCTGATCCTGCAGGGCCGCTACGTGTGCGTGGCGCGCAAACCGAAATGCCCGCAATGCGGTATTTCCGATCTCTGCGAATACAAAGACAAGACCCCGGCCTGAAGCGGTTGTCGCGCACCGCGATATAACCGTGGCGGCAACTCGCGCATCGGCAAAACCGGGTTTTCCCCGATGCCCGCAGCGATGACGAATTGATGACGATCAATACGAATTTGCTGCAACGCATTTTGCACTCGCACGGCGCGCCAACCCAATGGCAATGCGAATTGTCCGCTATCCGACAATTCACCTTGCCGCACCGCAAAACCTATGACAAACCCTCATGGAATTTTGATGGAGAGGTGCGCATACTCGCCGGCAACTCTTATAGAAAACCGTGGAGTTTCCATCGTTTTCAAAACCCCGCGGGGGCTTG
The window above is part of the Achromobacter deleyi genome. Proteins encoded here:
- the nth gene encoding endonuclease III, which gives rise to MNAAKRREIFARLQAANPHPTTELEYDTPFQLLIAVLLSAQATDKSVNIATRKFFPDYGTPQALLALGEEGLADYIKTIGLYRTKAKNAIATCRLLIEQHGGEVPQTREALEALPGVGRKTANVVLNTAFGQPTMAVDTHIFRVSNRTGLAPGKNVLEVELKLEKFVPREYMQDAHHWLILQGRYVCVARKPKCPQCGISDLCEYKDKTPA
- the rsxB gene encoding electron transport complex subunit RsxB, whose protein sequence is MSCRSLADRVDALLPQTQCTKCGYDGCRPYADAIAAGDAPINRCPPGGDEGIAALAALLQTPALPLDLSRGEPGPLLVARIDEAHCIGCTLCIQACPVDAIVGANKHMHTVLADWCTGCDLCVAPCPVDCIQMVPAGRAWSAEDAAAGRQRHRRHQARMERLAADNTRLMAPEPAAVATPAATATDDAQNDDRKRAAIESALARARARRNTPRP
- a CDS encoding polyhydroxyalkanoate depolymerase; translated protein: MLYQLHEMQRAFLTPFAAFTDAGSQLFSSPYSPLAYTPISRQMAAGYELMTRIGKEYQKPAWNLPATDINGKSVRVTESVVLDKPFCRLVHFHRDVRQAPQDDPKVLLVAPLSGHHATLLRDTVRALLPGHDVYVTDWIDARMVPLSAGPFHLNDYVRYVQDFIRHLGPDVHVISVCQPTVPVLAAVSLMASANDPCQPRSMVMMGGPIDPRQSPTQVNRLATTKPYSWFENQVIHPVPPRYPGSGRKVYPGFLQHAGFMAMNPDRHMKSHYDFYLDLLRGDDSDAEAHRRFYDEYNAVLDMPAEFYLDTIRMVFQEFALPNGTWEVDGQLVRPADIKKVALFTIEGELDDISGQGQTRAAIKLCKNIPADRKMHYTAPNCGHYGIFSGRRWREMICPKIAEFIRQSA